The Stackebrandtia nassauensis DSM 44728 genome includes the window GCGACGGCGATGGGCAGATCGCAGCGGGACATCAACGCGCCCCGGTCGCCGTGGTACGACAGCGGCGGTGATCCGGTCGCCTCCGACAGGGCCCGCACCAGGGACAGCGACAGCAGCAGATCGCCGAGGTGGACCGGTTCGGCCGGTGGGCCACCGGGGGTCTCGGAACGGACCAGGAAGTCCACCCGCCAGCCGTCCATCGTGGCCTTGGCCAGCAGCGGGGTCGGTCCCGGTGGTGACTCGCCCGCGCGGCGCCGGTAGGGCAGCCGCTGCCCCATCGGAACCGATGACGGCGGCACCCGCAGCGGGCCGCCGCGCCAGCATCGCACGGGACGCACGTCCCAGCCGCTGAAGTCCGGGGCTGTCGTCATAGTTGCCCAATAGTAGAGGGCTTCCCTCGGCCACAAAGCTCTGATAGCCTTTGCCAAAATTCGCCACCGAGGTGAGTTGGATCCGCTCGATCGGTTGCGACCCAGCCAAAAGCGCCGCGCCACGCGGTCGCTTCACTATCGACCCCCGGTACCGGAGGCGACGCATGGCCACATCGGATCCACTCCCCACCACCGTAACCGACGCCCTCGGCCGCCCGATGGGCTCGCTGCGCGTCTCGGTCACCGACCGCTGCAATCTGCGGTGCCGTTACTGCATGCCCGAAGAGGAATACGCCTGGCTGTCGTCGACCGACATCCTCAGCTTCGACGAACTGACCACAGTGGCCTCGGCCTTCACCGAGCTCGGAGTGGACAAGATCCGCCTGACCGGCGGCGAACCGCTGCTGCGTCCCGGTCTCGACGAACTCATCGGCAAGCTCGCCACCGACGAGCGGATCACCGACATCGCCCTGACCACCAACGGCATCCTGTTGTCCGGCAAGGCTTCCGGGCTGCGTGAGGCCGGGCTGGGACGCGTCACCGTCAGCCTCGACACCCTCGACGCCGCCCGGTTCCGGGAACTGTCGCGTCGCGGCACCCATGACGCGGCGCTGGCGGGCATCGCCACCGCCGCCGAGGTCTTCGGCTCGCTCAAGATCGACACCGTCGTCATGCGCGGCTTCAACGACGACGAACTCGTCGACCTCATCGAGTACGGCAAGACCGTGTCGGCGGAGGTGCGGTTCATCGAGTACATGGACGTCGGCGGCGCCACCGGCTGGACCGAGCAGCAGGTCTACTCCCGGGCCCGGATCATCGAGGACCTGACCGCCCACTACGGACACGTCACCCCGCTGGCGAAGCACGACACCGCACCGGCGGACCAGTTCGCGCTGCCCGACGGCACCGTCTTCGGCATCATCTCCTCCACCACGCAACCGTTCTGCGGCGCTTGCGACCGCAGCCGCCTCACCGCCGACGGCATGTGGCTGCGCTGCCTGTACG containing:
- the moaA gene encoding GTP 3',8-cyclase MoaA; this encodes MATSDPLPTTVTDALGRPMGSLRVSVTDRCNLRCRYCMPEEEYAWLSSTDILSFDELTTVASAFTELGVDKIRLTGGEPLLRPGLDELIGKLATDERITDIALTTNGILLSGKASGLREAGLGRVTVSLDTLDAARFRELSRRGTHDAALAGIATAAEVFGSLKIDTVVMRGFNDDELVDLIEYGKTVSAEVRFIEYMDVGGATGWTEQQVYSRARIIEDLTAHYGHVTPLAKHDTAPADQFALPDGTVFGIISSTTQPFCGACDRSRLTADGMWLRCLYARTGTDLRGPLRRGADRDELAALIADIWRRRRDQGAVHRLDDDSRTVFVGLENLKRDPHLEMHTRGG